The stretch of DNA GCCGGGGCGCCCTGCCGGACCCCATGCACACGGAGATGCGATCTTGATCAAGCTGTCGCTGAACCCCGAGGACGTCGAAGTCGCCACGTTCGAGCCCGAGGCCCCGCTGATGGGCTCGCAGCCCATGACCGGCTTCCCCACGCCGGACAGCGGGTGCTTCGTCTGCCCGGACAACTACACGGCGCCCTGCTGATTCGCCTTCCCTCGCGCACGGGCCGCGTTCGCCGGCCCGTGCGCGAGCGGGTGGAACGCCGCCATTTCGCACCTTTCCCAGGCACACGAATGAAGAAGCTTTTTCTGGACATGGAGTCGCTCCGGGTCTCCAGCTTCGAGCCCGCGGCCCAGCTCACGCAGGACCGGTTTGAGAAGACCCCCGGCGTGACGGACGACACCGGCTGCTACTACTGCCCGGTGGTCTCCCTGCAGGTCGCCTGCGAGCCGGACCCGATCCTGGGCTGACGGACCGGTCGCCGCGGTTTGACGGTCCGCGCGCGAGCGGGTAGACTTCATGCCGGGCGGGAGGCGCTTTCGCGCTCCCGCCCGTTCGCTTGGCACCCCCCGACGCTTTTCGGACGACCCACGATGATCCTCGTCTCGCTGCTCACGGCCCTGCTCGCGGGCTTCATGCACGCGCTGGAGCCCGACCACATGGCCGCGGTCACCACCTTCGTGTCGCGGCGCCCCGGCCCGCGCGAGGCGGCGGGCTTCGGCATCCGGTGGGGCCTGGGCCACTCCGGCGCCATCCTGGCAGTGGGCATGGTGCTGGTGGCGCTGCACGTCCGGCTGCCGGCGGGCGTGACGCAGTGGCTGGAGTTCGGCGTGGGGATGCTGCTGCTGGGCCTGGGGCTGTGGCTGCTGTGGACGGTGCTGCACGAGCGCGCACACGCGCTGGCGGGCGACGCCCGCGGCCACACGCACGTGGGCGAACACGCGCATCCGCACGGGCACTCGCACGCGGGCAGCCTGTGGGTGGGCGTGGCGCACGGGCTGGCGGGCACGGCGCCGCTGGTGGCGCTGCTGCCGGTGACGCTCATCGCCTCGCCCTGGCTGGCGGCGGGCTACCTGCTGCTCTTCGGGGTGGGAACCACGCTGTCGATGGGCATCTACGCCTTCGTGGCCGGGCAGGTGTTCCAGCAGGCGGGCGCGAGGCTGCCGCGCCTGGCGGGGATGCTGCGGGCGGGCACCGCGCTGGGCAGCGCCGCGCTGGGCGTGGTGTGGATGATCGGCGCCGCCGCGGGATGAGCCCGCGGCGGGCAACGGACGGACTTTTTGAGAGACGAGAGAGGCACAGTGGCGGACGAGACCGAGACCCCGCAGGCGACGCCCCAGGTGACCATCCTGGTCAAGAACAACGGACCGCTGCTGGTGGACGGCCCGTTCCGCCTGGTGGACGCCGAGGGCAACGAGTACCCGCTGGTGCCGGGCAAGAAGTACAACCTGTGCCGCTGCGGCGCCTCGGTGAACAAGCCGTTCTGCGACGGCACGCACTCGCGCATGGGCTTCCAGGCCGCCGAGCGCGCCGTGCGCGCGGCCGAAGAAGGCGCGGCCCAGGGGTGACGCTCCCCGCGCTTGACACCGCTGGGGCGGGCGGGTAGTCTGCACCTCATGGCCCACGCATCCCGCCCGCCCGCGCCGTGTACCGCCGCTCCGCTCCCGCGGGGGTGCCGGGCGGCGCACGGCTGACGCGGCGGGGGCCGCGAGGCTCGCAGCCCACCCGGCGCGCTCCCGGAGCGCGGCCGGGTTTTTCTTTTCCGCCAGACCGACCACGTCCGCACCGCGCGGGCGCCACCCCACAGGAGGACAGCGATGGCCAACGACACCCGCCCCATCGAGGAGCGCGGCTACGCGCACCCCGAGGCCCTGGTCAGCACCGAGTGGGTCGCCGCGCACCTGGACGACCCCTCCATCCGCATCGTGGAGAGCGACGAGGACGTGCTGCTGTGGGACGTGGGCCACGTGCCCGGCTCGGTGAAGGTCGACTGGCACAGCGACCTCAACCACCCGCTCCAGCGCGACTACCTGGACCCGGACGCCTTCGCGAAGCTGATGCGCGACAGGGGCATCTCGCCGGAGACGACGGTCGTCTTCTACGGCGACAAGAACAACTGGTGGGCCACGTACGCGCTGTGGGTCTTCCGCCTGTTCGGGCACGACCGCGTGCGGGTGATGGACGGCGGGCGCAAGAAGTGGGAGGACGAGGGCCGGCCGCTGGTGACCGACGCCCCCTCGTATCCGCCGGCCAACTACCCCGTGCCCGCGCGCGACGACGAGAAGATCCGCGCCTTCCGCGAAGACGTGATGGAGCACATCCGCGGCAGCGGCGCGCTCATCGACGTGCGTTCGCCCGAGGAGTACCGCGGCGAGCGGCTGCACATGCCGGACTATCCGCAAGAAGGTGCCATGCGCGGCGGCCACATCCCCGGCGCCAAGAGCATGCCGTGGGCGCGCGCCGTGAACCCCGACACCGGCGAGTTCCGCAGCGCCGAAGAGCTGCGCGAGCTGTACGAGCAGCAGTGCGGGCTGAGCGCGGACAAGGACGTGATCGCCTATTGCCGCATCGGCGAGCGCTCGTCGCACACGTGGTTCGCGCTCACGTACCTGCTCGGCTACCCCAGCGTCCGCAACTACGACGGCTCCTGGACCGAGTGGGGCAACGCCGTCCGCGCCCCCATCGAGAAGCCCTAGCGTCTTCGGTAGATGAACGGCTGCCGGTAGATGAAGGAACGGGGACGGCGCGCTGCCGTCCCCGTCTCTTTTCCCAGCGTCACTGCCTCATCGCCCCGCCCGAGATCGCATCCAAATCGTGTGGGACATACGAAATCCGTGAGAATCGGTGCGGCCAGCATCGCCCTGGCGGCTAAAGCCGCGGGCTACGACGGCACAAAGCCCACCGGCGTGGGCTGCTACCGATGGTCCGGATCGCTTCGGCGAGACTCTGCGAAGGCAAACCGATCTACCCGGAATCCGCATCACTCGTGCGCGGCTCGACGCGCGACCGATTCCACGCCGTTCCTCATCTCCCGGACACGAAAACGCCCCGCTCGGCTGCATGCCGGGCGGGGCGTTCTCGGATGATTCGGCCGGCCTGCGCTACCAGCCCTTGCGGCGGCGGAGGGCGGTGATCTGCTCGATGTGGTGGCGGCCGTGCCAGGCGTACAGGTCGAGCAGCGCATCGAGCGTGATGGGGCCCTGCTCGGGGTGCTGGCCGGTGCGCGTCCAGTCGCCGCCCGAAAGCTGCTCGAAGGTGAGGGTCAGGCGCGCGTGCAGCGCCCGCAGCAGGTCCACGGCGTAGCCCACGGGCGCGGTGGCGGCGTCCGGCAGCGTGGCCCAGTCGTCCTGGCTCCAGGTCTTGAGCTGCGGCTCGGCCTCGGTGAGGATCAGCTTCACGCGGAGGTACGCGTTCATGTGCGCGTCCGCCACGTGGTGCGCGACCTGGCGCACCGTCCACCCGTCGTCGCGGTACGGGGTGTCCAGCGCGGCGTCGTCCAGCCCCGCGAGCGCGGCCGCCAACTCGTCGGGAAGCGTGCGGATGCGCTCGATGCGCTCCCGCCGCGAGATCTGCAGTCTCATCGTCCTCGGTGCCCTTCGTCGTCGGCATGGGCGGGCCCCGGCCCGCATCCGGCGAATGATAGACGCCATGCGCCGCTCTCCGCCAGCCCACCGCCGGGTGCGGGCGCCCGGTGACACCTCCTCCGCATCCAGCCCCCGTGCGTTCCCCCGCGCCGTACCCGGCCGCACGCACGGGACGGCGCGTCGGGGCGTGTCCCTGGCGCGGGGGGCGGCTTCGCATTAGCGTATGCGCGCTGCACCGGATGTTCCTGCCCGTCGGCTTGCGCCCTTCCGCTCGTCCCGCCGCTGCTGCTCATCCCAGCCCATCTCCCTTCTTTGCGGCCAGCATCGGCGCGGGAAACGGAGGCCCAGCGCCTGCCGCCTTTCCGCGGAAGGCCGCTGTGAACCAACGCGGGTGGCCCGCTCGCCTCGGCCGAGCGCGGCGATACCCTGATCCTCATCCACGAACGCATCGCCACATCATGAGACGCTTCCTCCCCGCCATCGCCCTTCTCTCCCTCGGCGCCGCACGGGCGCACGCGCAGCGCACCCCCGCGGGCGCCGCGCCGCCGCGCCCGCGCCTGGAGGCGATGTCCGACACGAACGACGCCACGGCGTACTACACCCACGGCTTCGTGGTCCTGGAGGCGCGTCCGGCCGAGGCGGCCGCGTCGTTCTACTGGGCGCGCCGCATCAACCCGGCGTGGGCAGACGCATACTACGCCGAGCGCACGGCGCTGCTGATGACCGACAAGGACCGGCTGCTCGGGTGGATGAACGACAGCCGGCGCGTGCTGGACTCGCCCGCCGTGCTGCACATCGACTCGCTGTACGACCGCGCCGCCACCGCCGATCCGTTCCTGGCGCCCAAGCTGGACCGCGCGCTGTGGATCTACTGGTACGGCGCCTGGCGCACGCACGGCAACTCGGGCGTGATGGACGACGTGAAGCCCGCCGAGATCCAGAACTACCTCACCAGCCAGGCCACGCCGCCCACCCGCGCCTGGCTTGCGTTCAGCGAGGGACGCTACGCCCAGGCGGTGGACCTGTACGACGCCGCCATCCGCTGGTCTTCGGGCCGCGAGAAGGCCCCGCTGCGGCTGAACCGCGCCCGCGCCCTGTACCTGGCCGGCCGCTACCCCGAGGCGCTGGCGGGCATGCAGCAGGGCATCACCGAGTGGCGGAAGGACGACGACACCAAGCGGGTCGTCTTCCTCTACCGCTCCAAGGCGCACCTGGAGCAGAGCGTGGGGCTGATCCACGAGAAGATGGGGGACAAGGCGGCGGCGCGTGAGGCGTACGGCCGCGCGCTGACCGAGGACATCTCGTACTTCCCGGCGCACGTGCGGCTCAGCGCCCTGGCGCTCGCCGCGGGCGACACGGCGTCGGCCATCAGCGAGATGGACCTGGCGGTGCAGATCCGGCCGGGCGACGGCTCGCTGCGCTACAACTACGGGTTCGTGCTGGGCACCGCGCGCAAGTTCGAGGAGGCGGCCGAGCAGTTCAAGAAGGCGCAGGAGCTGGAGCCCTCGTTCGCCGCGCCGTACTACATGCTGGCGCGCATCTACGACGCCAGCGGCATGCAGGACGAGGCGACGGCGAACTACCGCGCGTTCGTGGCCCGCGCCAGCCGCCGCGACCAGTACCTGCCGCTCGCCACCCAGCGCCTGGCCGAGCTGGCCGCCCCCGCCGCCCCGGCTCCGGCCGGCGGGCGGTAGCGCGAGCTGCCCGGACTGGAGATATGATGCGCCGCATCTTCCTTCCCGCCCTGCTCGGCCTCTGCGCCGCGACGTCCGCAGCGGCGCAGAGGGTGCCCGCGCCAACCGACCCGCCGCGCCCGCCACTGGAAGCCGGGGCAGACACGAACGACGCCACGGCGTACTTCCGCAACGGCGTGCACGTCCTCGCGCGGCGTCCGGCCGAGGCCGCCGCGTCGTTCCACTGGGCGCGCCGGATCAACCCGGGCATGTCCGACGCCGTCTACGGCGAGCGCACGGCGCTGATGATGAGCGACCGCCAGCGCCTGCTGCGGTTCCTGCGCGGAGACCGGCGCACGGAGCGCTCGCCCGAGATGCGCCAGCTCGATTCGCTGTACGACCGCGCCGCCACGGCCGACCCGTTCCTCCAGCCCAGGCTGGACTACCTCTTGATCTCGTTCGCCAACGGCGTCTATTCGTCGGAGGAGGCGAATCGGCGGAACCCCGGGCAGGCGGCGTGGCTGGGCAGCGGTGAGTGGAGGGTTCCCGTGCCGAGCTGCGAAGCGGGCGGCGAATCATCGGCGACGGCGGCATGGAGAGCGTACAGCAACGGGTGCTTCGCGAAGGCGGTAGAGCTCTACGACGAAGCGATCCGCCGCTCGCGCCCCAGCGCGCGGCTCCAGGTGGAGCGGGCGCGCGCGCTCTTCCTGGCCGGGCGCCTGGACGAGGCGCTCACGGGGATGCGGCACGGCGTCTCGCTGTGGAAGAAGGATGACGAGGACAAGGACTCCGTGGTCTTCCGCTACCGCTCCAAGGCGCACCTGGAGGAGAGCGTGGGGATCATCCAGGAGAAGATGGGCGACAAGGCGGGGGCCCGTGACTCGTACGGGCGCGCGCTGACGGAGGACATCTCGTACTTCCCGGCGCACGTGCGGCTCAGCGCGCTCTCGCTCGCGGCAGGCGACACGGCGGGCGCCATCGGCGAGCTGGACCTGGCGGTGCAGATCCAGCCGAACGATGCCGCACTCCGCTACAATTACGGCTTCGCGCTGGGCACCGCGAAGAAGTTCGAGGAGGCGGCGGAGCAGTTCAGGAAGGCCACCGAGCTGGAGCCGTGGTTCGCCGGTCCGTACTACATGCTGGCCCGCATCTACGACGCCAGCGGCATGGAGGCCGAGGCCACGCAGAGCTACCGCGCCTTCGTCGCCCGCGCCGCCCGCCGCGATCCGTACCTCCTGATCGCCACGCAGCGCCTGGCGGAGCTGACCGCGCCGCCTCCCAGCCCGGCGGCCGCGACGCCGTGAAGCATCACTTTGGAATCTTCACCTTAGAATTGGAATTACCCGGACCATGAGAAGCCTCTCCATCTTCAGCCGCGGCCTCGCCGTACCAGCGCTGGGTGCGCTGGCGCTGCTCGCCCCGGGCGCGCAGGCCCACGCGCAGGACACGGCGCGCGTGGTGCGCCCCCGCAGCGCGTACGAGGACCTCCAGATGTTCAGCCAGGTCCTCAACCAGATCCGCGTGAACCACCCGGACTCGGTGAACACGCACGACCTGTTCATGGCCGCGGTGGAGGGGATGGTGCGCGCCGCCGACCCGCACTCGTACGTGATCCCCGCCACGCGCCTTTCGGCGGACAAGGAGAAGGCGTTGGAGGAAGGGCGCCTGCTCCCCGTGCCCATCGACTTCAGCTACTTCGGCGGCTCGCCCGTGGTGTCCAGCGTGGCGCCCGGCTCCGAGGCCTCCAAGCAAGACATCCTGCCCGGCGACGAGCTGGTGGCGATCGACGGGAAGCCGGTGGCGGCCGAGAGCCCCAACGAGCTGGACGTGACGCTGGCCGGGCCGCGGAACACTACGGTCCGGCTGGGCCTGGAGCGCCGCCGCATCGACGGCTCGCTGGCGCGGCTGGAGCGCGTGGTCAAGCGCGAGCGCACGGCCGAGGCGACGGCGGTGCCGGTGGCGATGATGCTGGACCCGCAGACCGGCTACGTGCGCATCACCACCTTCAGCAACGGCCGTGTCTCCGACGACCTGCACGCGGCGCTGGGGCGGCTGGAGGGACAGGGGATGCGGCGCCTGGTGCTGGACCTGCGCGACAACGGCGGCGGCCTGGTGGACGAGGCGGCCAAGGTCGCCGGCGAGTTCCTGCCCGAGGGCCAGGTCGTGTACACCTCCGTTGGCCGCAAGGCCGAGACGTCGGAAACCGGGCTGGTGAAGCGCTCGTTCTGGCGGCGCGAGCGGCGCTACCCCATTGTCGTGATGCAGAATTCCGGCACCGCCAGCGCATCGGAGCTGGTGGCGGGCGCGCTCCAGGACCATGATCGCGCGCTGATCGTGGGCCGCCCCAGCTTCGGCAAGTCGCTGCTGATGCGCGGCTTCCCCATGACCGACGGATCGGTGATCGAGCTGGTGGTGGGCCACATGCTCACCCCGTGCGGCCGCGTGATCCAGCGGCAGTACCGCTCCGTCACGCAGCGCGACTACTACCGGCTCGCCGGCGAAGCGCGCGACACGGTGGGGCGGCCCAGCTGCAAGACGGACGCAGGGCGCACGGTGTACGGCGGAGGCGGCATCTACCCGGACGTGGTATTCGCGCAGCCCACGCCCGCGCCGCTGTGGCTGGCCCGCACGCGCGAGGAAGACCTGCCGACCAAGTGGATCGGCGGCTACCTGACCGCCAACGCGGCGGCCTTCACCACGCCCGAGGCGCTCGCGGCCAACCCGCGCCTCCCGGCGGATGCGCTGGCCTCGTTCCGCACCTTCGCGGCGGGCCAGGGCGTGCAGATCCCCGCCGACGCCGAGTCGGCGGAAGTGCTGAACCGCTCCCTCGTCCGCGCCATTGCCGGCACGAAGTGGGGTGCCGAGGGCTACTACCGCGTGGTCGCCGCGCTGGACCCCGACGTCGCCGCCGCCGTCCGCGAGTTCGGCCGCGCCGCATCCATCCTCGGCCCGGCGCAGTAACCCGCATCTGCCGACCAGATCACAATTTCGGTTCGGTGGATGAACGACGGTAGATGTACGACAGGCCCGGCCGCGCTCCTCGCGGCCGGGCCTGTGTCGTTCACATCATCCTCCGAATCCGTCCGATCTACCCGCTCGCCGACTGCGTTCGTTCTGCCCGCGCTCATCTCCCCGACGAGCCTTCAGTCGATGCGGTGCCCTCCCGCCGTGCATCTCCCGAAACGGCCGTCCTGGCGTGCAGATGTTGCCGGGCCGGTACTATTTGCCCTTGAGGACGCGCTGGTAACCGTCGAGCGTCTGCTCCATGTGCTGCGCCGTCGCTAGGCAGGTGTTGGCGAGCGCCGTCGCCTGCCGGACGCGCCCCTCGGCCTCGCGGACGAGGTCGGCGCGGTGCTGCGTCTCGCGCAGCAGGTCGGGGTCCACGGTGCCGGGCGCCGCCAGCGCCAGCGTGGCGAACGAGAGGATGATGCCGGTTGCCGCTCCCTTCATGAAGGACCTGGTGCGCTCGATCTCTGCCGCTCCGTCGAACACGATCACCTGCGCCGCCTTGCACTGCCCTCTCCACTCCGCGTACCTACGCAGAAGGGTTTCCATGGGCTGCTCCGGGGTAGGGTGAGGCGAACCGCCGGACGTTTCCAATCCAACAACCGTGCCAGGCGCGGGCGAACCGCGGCGCACGGGTCCCATCCCCAAGGTAGGTGCGAGGCGGACCGTGATCCAAGAAGATTCGTATCCGCCGCAAGTCTTCACCGCGCATCCACACCTTCCGCATGGGCTCCCGCACGACATTCGTACGGTGAAGGCAACCTGAGCTCGCGCATCACGAACGCGCGGTTCGTCGCCGAGCGCGAGACTACCGAACGGTCCGGAAAGCTGGGTTGAGGTGCGAGATCGCCACTCCCTGCGCCCGATGCTTGCGGTCGCGGATCGTGGCTGGGATGTTGTCCTCCACGCCTGGCGCGTTCACGCTCTGCCTCTCGGACCGACGATGAAGATGAAGAGACTACTGCTGCTCTCGTACCTGGCCACGGCGACGGCGTGTGCGCCTGCCGTGGCAACCGCACCGGCGGCATCTCCCGCTCCGGCGGCGGCGGGCGGGCCGACGGGCGCTTCGCAGGCCCCGCCGTCCGCGACGCCCACGGCGATCCGGTGGACGCGCGGCTCGGCGGAGCATCGCGCTATCTTCCTCCAGACGTACGCGTGGGCGTCGCAGCAGCTACGGCAGATGGCGGCGGGGGCGCAGGGCGGCGCGTGGGGCGTGATATTGGACGCGGACGAGACGGTGCTGGACAACTCCACCTACCAGCTCGGCCATCCCGTCTACTCCGACACGGCGTGGAACGCGTGGGTACGGCAGGAGGCGGCCACCGCCCTTCCCGGCGCGGCGGAGTTCACGCAGCTGGCGCATCAGTTGGGCGGCAAGGTCGCCATCGTCACCAACCGCGACGTGGCCGTCTGCCCTGAGACCATCGACAATCTGCGGCGCGTGGGCATCGCGTTCGACGCGGTGCTGTGCAAGCCCGCTGGCCCCGGCGACAAGAACCCACGCTTCCAGGCCGTGCAGAACGGCACCGCCGCGCCCGGCCTGCCGGCCCTGCGCGTGCTGATGTGGGTGGGCGACAACATCCAGGACTTCCCCGCGCTGTCGCAGGACGTTCGCAACGCCCCGGACGCGGCGTTCGCCCCCTTCGGCCGCACCTTCATCGTCCTGCCGAACCCCATGTACGGCTCCTGGGAGCACAACCCGCCGCAGTAGCCCCGGCGGTTTCGGTAGATGCACGGAGGGCCGGCGCTCGGGATCCGCGTCGCCCCTCCGTCTTCTCGCATCCGCCCCTCGTCTCCCGATTCACCGCCGTTTCGATCCGAACGTGGAAGGACGAGGGACGCGCCTGCATCTCCCGGACAGCGTCACTGCACGTCCTTGCCGATGCGATCCCAGCGGAAGGCGCCCGTCTCGGGATCGCGGGAGAAGTAGATCCAGGCGATGCGTCCCATCACGTGCGCGTCCGGCACGAAGCCGATGTAGCGGCTGTCCATGCTGGCCGGCCGGTTGTCGCCCATCACGAAGTAGCTGCCGGCGGGCACGCGGAGCGGCCCCCACGTGTCCGGCGTGGGGGCGTACGGCGCGGTGTCTCCCGGCGTTCGGAGCAGGAACGGCCGCTGCCATTCCGGCGCGGGCAGCGGGACGTCTGCCGCGAGGTTGGTGACGGCGTAGGGCTCGGCCCGGCGGCGCCCGTTCACGTAGAGCATCCTTTCGCGCATCTCCAGCGTGTCGCCCGGCATGCCGATCACGCGCATCACGTGGTCCAGCCCGTCGCGCTCCCGCACCACAGCCACCATGCCGCGCGTGACCGGCCCCGAGCCGCGAGGCCCCGCCATCACGTAGTCGCCCGGCAGCAGCGCGGGCTGCATGGACGCGGCGGGAATGGTGTACGAGCTCGCCACGTGCCGCGTCGTGAAGGCGCGGACGAGCGGCTGTGTGACGAGGAGCATGGCGGCGGCGTACCCGGCCAGCCAGTACCAACGCGTGTACCACTTCCGCCGCGGGGTCGCGGTGCGGGCGGAGCGGAAGGCATCCCACACGATGCCGGCGTTGGTGCAGGCCGCCACCACCGCGAAGAGCGCGGCACGGACCGCGAATGGCCACGTGCGCATCAGGATCGCGGCGCCGAGCACACCGAGCACCCAGCAGCCGGCCATCCACAGCAGTCCGCGCCGGCCCCGTCCCGCGTACAAGTGCCCCAGGCCGGGGACGAAGAACGACATCACCGCCGCAAGCCACGGCCGCGGCTGCCGCGGAGCCTCGTCTGCCAGTGTGCCGGCCACGTCCGGCCCTGTTGCGATAATGTTCTCGGGAATCTGCATCGTCGGCAGTGAGATGATCGGCGGGACGGGAGGGATGCGAGAGGGGAACGCTCCGTCGGCGGCTGAAGATCCGTCCGCGGGGCCACGCGCACAAGCACCGTCGTGGATGCGCCGGCTAGCGGGACGGAGCGGGTTCGTACCATCGGGCCGCAGGCCCCCGGAGGCCGGCCAGCGGCTCCATCTCCGGCCATCTCCGGCGCCCCACGCACCCAGGCGTTTCGCTTCTCGCCGGGTGCGTGTATGTTGCACCTCAACCTCACGAAAACCACACCTTTCTCCGCCGCACCCGTACCCCGCGCGCGGAGCTCCCACGCACTCACACCTCCGGCGCGCCGCTCCCGGCACGCCCCGCGCCTAGTGACCGAGATCCTCGCCCCGTACACCCTTCTGCCCGGCGAGCCCCGCCGCCCCGCCCGCGAGACGCCCGCGCACGAGGCCATCCAGCGCGCGCTCCGCGAAAGCGAGGAGTACTTCCGCTCGCTGGTGGAGAACGCCCGCGACGTGATCCACGTGATCAACGAGGACGGCACCACGCGCTACATCACGCCCTCCGTCCGCCGCCTGCTGGGCTGGGACCCGGAGGAGCTGATCGGGCGTCACGCGCTGCAGCTGGTGCACCCCGACGACGTCGAGCGCGCCCGCGAGGTGCTGCGGCTGGACCGGCACACGCCCGGCGCCGCCGCCTCGCTGGAGTTCCGCGCGCCGCACGCGGACGGCACGTGGAGGATCTTCGAGGCCATCGGCAAGAACCTGCTGGACGACCCGGTGGTGCGCGGCATCGTGGTCAACTCGCGCGACGTGACCGAGCGCAAGCGCGCGGAGGCGGAGAGCGTGCGCCTGGCCGCCATCCCCCGCGAGAACCCGTATCCCATCGTGGAGTGCGACGCCCAGGCGCGCATCGTCTACCTCAACCCCTCGGCCGAGCGGCTGCTGGCGGAGCTGGGCGCGGAGGGCGCGCACGAGATCCTGCCCGGCGCGCACGCGCTGCTGGTGCGCGAGTGCGTGGCCAGCGGGCAGGGCGCGCGCGGCGTGGAGGTGCGCGCGGGGTGCCGCATCCTGGCGTGGACGTACCATCCGCACCCGTCGCTGGGCACCGTGCACCTCTTCGGCGAGGAGGTGACCGAGCGCAAGCGGGTGGAGGAGCAGCTTCGCCACGACGCCATGCACGACGCCCTCACCGGCCTCCCCAACCGCCACCTCTTCATGGAGCGCC from Longimicrobiaceae bacterium encodes:
- a CDS encoding sulfite exporter TauE/SafE family protein codes for the protein MILVSLLTALLAGFMHALEPDHMAAVTTFVSRRPGPREAAGFGIRWGLGHSGAILAVGMVLVALHVRLPAGVTQWLEFGVGMLLLGLGLWLLWTVLHERAHALAGDARGHTHVGEHAHPHGHSHAGSLWVGVAHGLAGTAPLVALLPVTLIASPWLAAGYLLLFGVGTTLSMGIYAFVAGQVFQQAGARLPRLAGMLRAGTALGSAALGVVWMIGAAAG
- a CDS encoding CDGSH iron-sulfur domain-containing protein translates to MADETETPQATPQVTILVKNNGPLLVDGPFRLVDAEGNEYPLVPGKKYNLCRCGASVNKPFCDGTHSRMGFQAAERAVRAAEEGAAQG
- a CDS encoding sulfurtransferase, with amino-acid sequence MANDTRPIEERGYAHPEALVSTEWVAAHLDDPSIRIVESDEDVLLWDVGHVPGSVKVDWHSDLNHPLQRDYLDPDAFAKLMRDRGISPETTVVFYGDKNNWWATYALWVFRLFGHDRVRVMDGGRKKWEDEGRPLVTDAPSYPPANYPVPARDDEKIRAFREDVMEHIRGSGALIDVRSPEEYRGERLHMPDYPQEGAMRGGHIPGAKSMPWARAVNPDTGEFRSAEELRELYEQQCGLSADKDVIAYCRIGERSSHTWFALTYLLGYPSVRNYDGSWTEWGNAVRAPIEKP
- a CDS encoding putative metal-dependent hydrolase; this encodes MRLQISRRERIERIRTLPDELAAALAGLDDAALDTPYRDDGWTVRQVAHHVADAHMNAYLRVKLILTEAEPQLKTWSQDDWATLPDAATAPVGYAVDLLRALHARLTLTFEQLSGGDWTRTGQHPEQGPITLDALLDLYAWHGRHHIEQITALRRRKGW
- a CDS encoding tetratricopeptide repeat protein; translated protein: MRRFLPAIALLSLGAARAHAQRTPAGAAPPRPRLEAMSDTNDATAYYTHGFVVLEARPAEAAASFYWARRINPAWADAYYAERTALLMTDKDRLLGWMNDSRRVLDSPAVLHIDSLYDRAATADPFLAPKLDRALWIYWYGAWRTHGNSGVMDDVKPAEIQNYLTSQATPPTRAWLAFSEGRYAQAVDLYDAAIRWSSGREKAPLRLNRARALYLAGRYPEALAGMQQGITEWRKDDDTKRVVFLYRSKAHLEQSVGLIHEKMGDKAAAREAYGRALTEDISYFPAHVRLSALALAAGDTASAISEMDLAVQIRPGDGSLRYNYGFVLGTARKFEEAAEQFKKAQELEPSFAAPYYMLARIYDASGMQDEATANYRAFVARASRRDQYLPLATQRLAELAAPAAPAPAGGR
- a CDS encoding S41 family peptidase, producing the protein MRSLSIFSRGLAVPALGALALLAPGAQAHAQDTARVVRPRSAYEDLQMFSQVLNQIRVNHPDSVNTHDLFMAAVEGMVRAADPHSYVIPATRLSADKEKALEEGRLLPVPIDFSYFGGSPVVSSVAPGSEASKQDILPGDELVAIDGKPVAAESPNELDVTLAGPRNTTVRLGLERRRIDGSLARLERVVKRERTAEATAVPVAMMLDPQTGYVRITTFSNGRVSDDLHAALGRLEGQGMRRLVLDLRDNGGGLVDEAAKVAGEFLPEGQVVYTSVGRKAETSETGLVKRSFWRRERRYPIVVMQNSGTASASELVAGALQDHDRALIVGRPSFGKSLLMRGFPMTDGSVIELVVGHMLTPCGRVIQRQYRSVTQRDYYRLAGEARDTVGRPSCKTDAGRTVYGGGGIYPDVVFAQPTPAPLWLARTREEDLPTKWIGGYLTANAAAFTTPEALAANPRLPADALASFRTFAAGQGVQIPADAESAEVLNRSLVRAIAGTKWGAEGYYRVVAALDPDVAAAVREFGRAASILGPAQ
- a CDS encoding HAD family acid phosphatase — its product is MKRLLLLSYLATATACAPAVATAPAASPAPAAAGGPTGASQAPPSATPTAIRWTRGSAEHRAIFLQTYAWASQQLRQMAAGAQGGAWGVILDADETVLDNSTYQLGHPVYSDTAWNAWVRQEAATALPGAAEFTQLAHQLGGKVAIVTNRDVAVCPETIDNLRRVGIAFDAVLCKPAGPGDKNPRFQAVQNGTAAPGLPALRVLMWVGDNIQDFPALSQDVRNAPDAAFAPFGRTFIVLPNPMYGSWEHNPPQ
- the lepB gene encoding signal peptidase I, translated to MQIPENIIATGPDVAGTLADEAPRQPRPWLAAVMSFFVPGLGHLYAGRGRRGLLWMAGCWVLGVLGAAILMRTWPFAVRAALFAVVAACTNAGIVWDAFRSARTATPRRKWYTRWYWLAGYAAAMLLVTQPLVRAFTTRHVASSYTIPAASMQPALLPGDYVMAGPRGSGPVTRGMVAVVRERDGLDHVMRVIGMPGDTLEMRERMLYVNGRRRAEPYAVTNLAADVPLPAPEWQRPFLLRTPGDTAPYAPTPDTWGPLRVPAGSYFVMGDNRPASMDSRYIGFVPDAHVMGRIAWIYFSRDPETGAFRWDRIGKDVQ